The Cylindrospermopsis curvispora GIHE-G1 genome contains a region encoding:
- a CDS encoding transposase, with protein sequence MEHEAQEAEKLGRIRIIVQDNGSIHQCKEVQKLWSKWESQNLYIFFLPKYCSEMNPIELEWQHLKKDELSGQMFEDELNLAYAVMN encoded by the coding sequence ATGGAGCATGAAGCGCAAGAGGCGGAAAAATTGGGACGCATAAGAATAATAGTACAGGATAATGGTTCAATACATCAATGCAAAGAAGTACAAAAGTTATGGTCAAAGTGGGAGAGTCAGAATTTATACATTTTCTTTTTACCTAAATATTGCTCTGAGATGAATCCAATTGAATTGGAGTGGCAGCATCTTAAGAAAGATGAGCTATCGGGACAAATGTTTGAAGATGAGTTAAATCTTGCTTATGCCGTAATGAATTGA
- a CDS encoding DUF29 family protein, producing MSKITYEKDFYRWVYQQSNLLREGKFEQLDLGHLIEELEDLGNHH from the coding sequence ATGAGTAAAATTACTTATGAAAAGGACTTCTATAGGTGGGTTTACCAGCAATCTAACCTGCTACGGGAAGGGAAATTTGAGCAATTAGATTTAGGTCATTTGATTGAGGAATTAGAAGACTTGGGGAATCATCACTAG
- a CDS encoding DUF29 domain-containing protein gives MQLIAHLLKWQIQYWKQTNSWRATICVQRTAIAKLLRRNPGLKSRLQEALNESWSEARDLAIAETDLPDEQFPQVCPFRS, from the coding sequence ATGCAACTAATTGCCCATCTGCTCAAATGGCAAATTCAGTATTGGAAGCAGACAAATAGTTGGCGAGCAACTATCTGTGTTCAACGCACAGCTATTGCTAAATTGTTGAGGCGAAATCCTGGTCTAAAATCCCGTTTACAGGAAGCGTTAAATGAAAGCTGGTCGGAAGCTAGGGATTTAGCGATCGCCGAAACTGATTTACCAGATGAACAATTTCCTCAAGTGTGTCCATTTAGGTCATGA
- a CDS encoding Fic family protein, whose amino-acid sequence MPTSSYSQLYELFIDQVIGLSQKTDFSLTALISNYISMNYQIKLEQIDKLKAWLDEFRPFDQTIIAEIKKLYDVRFTYNSNAIEGNTLTQSETELVLTKGITIGGKTLDEHLEVVGHKEAIDYIESLAQKDTVINEWEIKQVHNLILRKIHPDEAGCYRQLDVMAAGTNYIYPPHYLLSQLMTDFVIWLNSDAALTLHPVEYATMAHYRFVSIHPFRDGNGRTARLLMNLLLIRAGYPIVVINNQIRNDYIHALSYGQRNQDDLNQLFDLVCDATISSLVETLRLLVTASSSREKGRVFYQEITDFIDNFLIK is encoded by the coding sequence ATGCCAACAAGTTCTTATTCTCAGCTTTATGAACTGTTTATTGATCAGGTTATTGGTTTAAGTCAAAAAACAGATTTTTCCTTAACTGCTTTAATCAGTAACTATATTAGCATGAATTACCAGATTAAATTAGAACAAATAGATAAGTTAAAAGCCTGGTTAGATGAGTTTAGACCATTTGACCAAACAATAATCGCCGAAATCAAAAAGCTGTATGATGTCCGCTTTACTTATAACTCTAATGCCATTGAAGGCAATACTTTAACTCAAAGTGAAACTGAGTTAGTGTTAACCAAAGGAATTACAATTGGTGGGAAGACTCTTGATGAACATTTAGAGGTAGTTGGACATAAGGAGGCGATTGACTATATTGAAAGTTTAGCACAAAAAGATACAGTAATTAATGAATGGGAAATTAAACAAGTTCACAATCTAATTCTGAGGAAAATTCACCCTGATGAAGCGGGTTGTTATCGGCAATTAGATGTAATGGCAGCAGGGACAAATTATATTTATCCTCCCCATTATTTACTGTCTCAATTAATGACAGATTTTGTGATCTGGCTCAATTCAGATGCTGCTTTAACACTCCATCCTGTAGAATATGCAACCATGGCACATTATCGTTTTGTTTCTATCCATCCTTTTCGAGATGGGAATGGCAGAACGGCTAGATTATTAATGAATTTATTGTTAATTCGTGCCGGATACCCTATTGTAGTGATTAATAATCAAATTCGTAATGATTATATTCATGCTTTGTCCTATGGACAACGAAACCAAGATGATTTAAATCAGTTGTTTGATTTGGTTTGTGATGCTACTATCAGTTCATTAGTGGAAACTTTAAGGTTATTAGTAACTGCGAGTAGTAGTAGGGAAAAAGGGCGGGTTTTTTATCAGGAAATTACTGATTTTATTGATAATTTTTTGATAAAATAA
- a CDS encoding DUF29 domain-containing protein has translation MQTKLSQVQPTLYDSDYHLWVLETVKQLESRDFNSVDWNNLIDEVRDLSRREKRRMQSLLTLLIEHLLKSTYWESEKPTNLAHWQAEITNFRKQIKRELKASPSLNTYLKEIFIECYQDAREIAARRSQLPLITFPVEPTTDLETILNENWFPI, from the coding sequence ATGCAAACCAAATTATCGCAGGTGCAACCCACCTTATACGACAGTGATTACCATCTCTGGGTACTCGAAACTGTGAAACAACTGGAGAGTCGTGACTTTAACTCCGTTGACTGGAATAACTTAATCGATGAGGTGCGGGATTTGAGTAGACGGGAGAAAAGACGCATGCAAAGTTTGCTCACCCTGTTAATAGAACACCTGCTGAAAAGCACTTACTGGGAGTCAGAAAAACCGACAAATTTAGCGCATTGGCAAGCCGAAATCACTAACTTTCGTAAACAGATCAAAAGAGAATTAAAAGCGAGTCCCAGCCTCAATACCTATCTAAAAGAGATATTTATAGAATGTTATCAAGACGCAAGGGAAATTGCTGCCAGGCGATCTCAATTACCGCTCATTACTTTCCCAGTCGAACCTACTACTGACCTGGAGACAATTTTAAATGAGAATTGGTTTCCGATTTAA
- a CDS encoding AAA-like domain-containing protein codes for MTRWFNIAGPCSNDIHYVLSPTVRLPDLEALIQQRSYFVLHAPRQTGKTTAMLSLAKQLTDSGNYAAVMVSVEVGSAFNHDPTTAELAILGAWYNTINIYLPKELQPPVKQWQQEEPGNRINDFLSAWAKAIDRPIVLFIDEIDSLQDQTLISVLRQLRDGFPKRPENFPSSVGLIGLRDVRDYKVASGGSDRLNTSSPFNIKVASLTMRNFNLVEVGELYQQHTEATGQIFTREAIETAFYLTQGQPWLVNALAKEIVEKMVKDRNITIIKEHILTAKEILINRQDTHLDSLAERLREKRVKNIIEPILAGQTLPDTLADDRQYLIDLGLLRRDPMGGLVISNPIYREVIPRVLVQGTQDSLPLISPSWLTANGELNIDRLLTAFLKFWRQHGEPLLSSAAYHEIAPHIVLMAFLHRVVNGGGVLEREYAIGSDRMDLCLRYKDVILGIELKVWRDKKRDPQGDGIEQLESYLGRLGLDFGWLFIFDRRKNALPMEERLSTEVVVTENQYRITVIRA; via the coding sequence ATGACTCGCTGGTTTAATATTGCAGGTCCATGTTCAAACGATATCCACTATGTCCTATCTCCCACAGTCAGATTACCAGACTTAGAGGCGTTAATTCAACAACGTAGTTATTTTGTCCTACACGCACCACGACAAACAGGGAAAACCACTGCCATGTTATCCCTAGCAAAACAACTTACCGACAGCGGAAATTATGCCGCAGTCATGGTATCCGTAGAAGTAGGCAGTGCATTTAATCATGATCCTACCACCGCAGAATTGGCAATTTTAGGGGCATGGTATAATACAATAAATATCTACTTACCCAAAGAATTACAACCACCTGTTAAACAATGGCAACAGGAAGAACCAGGAAATAGAATTAATGATTTTTTATCAGCTTGGGCAAAAGCTATAGATCGTCCCATAGTATTATTTATAGATGAAATTGATTCTTTACAAGACCAAACATTAATTTCAGTTTTAAGACAGTTAAGAGATGGTTTTCCTAAACGTCCAGAAAATTTTCCCTCATCAGTAGGATTAATTGGTTTACGAGATGTGCGAGATTATAAAGTAGCATCGGGAGGTAGTGACAGATTAAATACTTCTAGTCCTTTTAATATAAAAGTTGCTTCTCTGACTATGAGAAATTTTAATCTTGTAGAAGTAGGAGAATTATATCAACAACATACAGAAGCAACTGGACAAATTTTCACACGAGAAGCAATAGAAACAGCCTTTTATTTAACCCAAGGACAACCTTGGTTAGTGAATGCTTTAGCTAAAGAAATTGTAGAAAAAATGGTAAAAGATAGAAACATTACTATTATTAAAGAACATATTTTAACAGCTAAAGAAATATTAATTAATCGTCAAGATACTCATTTAGATAGTTTAGCCGAAAGACTTAGAGAAAAACGAGTTAAAAATATTATTGAACCCATTTTAGCAGGTCAAACATTACCTGACACTTTAGCAGATGATCGCCAATATTTAATAGATTTAGGATTATTAAGACGTGATCCAATGGGGGGATTAGTTATTTCTAACCCCATATATCGTGAAGTAATTCCCCGTGTTTTAGTCCAAGGAACTCAGGATAGTTTACCTTTAATTAGTCCTAGTTGGTTGACTGCAAATGGTGAATTAAATATAGATAGGTTATTAACTGCATTTCTCAAATTTTGGCGACAACATGGAGAACCTTTATTAAGTAGTGCTGCTTATCATGAAATTGCACCCCATATAGTATTAATGGCTTTTTTACATCGTGTGGTTAATGGTGGAGGAGTTTTAGAAAGAGAATATGCCATTGGTAGCGATAGAATGGATTTATGTCTGCGTTATAAAGATGTTATTTTAGGGATTGAATTGAAAGTGTGGCGGGATAAAAAACGCGATCCTCAAGGTGATGGAATTGAACAATTAGAATCTTATTTAGGGCGTTTGGGTTTAGATTTTGGTTGGTTATTTATCTTTGATAGACGGAAAAATGCCTTACCTATGGAAGAAAGGTTATCAACTGAGGTTGTGGTGACAGAAAATCAATATAGAATTACTGTGATTAGGGCGTAA
- a CDS encoding DUF29 domain-containing protein codes for MSKITYEKDFYSWVYQQSNLLREGKFEQLDLGHLIEELEDLGNRHYDQLESRLMQLIAHLLKWQIQYWKQTNSWRATIRVQRTAIAKLLRRNPGLKSRLQEALNESWSEARDLAIAETDLPDEQFPQVCPFSLEQVMSPDFWPDKA; via the coding sequence ATGAGTAAAATTACTTATGAAAAGGACTTCTATAGCTGGGTTTACCAGCAATCTAACCTGCTACGGGAAGGGAAATTTGAGCAATTAGATTTAGGTCATTTGATTGAGGAATTAGAAGACTTGGGGAATCGTCACTACGACCAACTTGAATCTCGTTTGATGCAACTAATTGCCCATCTGCTCAAATGGCAAATTCAGTATTGGAAGCAGACAAATAGTTGGCGAGCAACTATCCGTGTTCAACGCACAGCTATTGCTAAACTGTTGAGGCGAAATCCCGGTCTAAAATCCCGTTTGCAGGAAGCGTTAAATGAAAGCTGGTCGGAAGCGAGGGATTTAGCGATCGCTGAAACTGATTTACCAGATGAACAATTTCCTCAAGTGTGTCCATTTTCCTTGGAACAGGTCATGAGTCCTGACTTTTGGCCTGATAAAGCGTGA
- a CDS encoding ATP-binding protein yields the protein MNPKNLPLGINTLDKLRGSNCVYVDKTRLALQLIKQPGAFFLSRPRRFGKSLFVDTLKEIFEGNQKLFEGLYIHDQWDWSRKFPVIKIDFAGGVLKNRQELDQKINGIFLKTAHSLGVDYELEDIQGRFGEIIAGAYQRFGERTVVLVDEYDKPILDNIDNPPIASEMREGLKNLYSVLKEQDANIQFIFMTGVTKFSKVSLFSGLNQLTDITISRDFSTICGYTQEDLEQTFAQHLQGVDWDKLRLWYNGYSWRGESVYNPYDILLFIREGMEYGNYWFETGNPTFLIKLFQTNRYFLPNLEHLEVTEEILKSFEIERINPVTLLFQSGYLTIESTFTAMERSMFRLKIPNQEVKVALGDQLVNAYTDFVEEKLGIQRPLYEYLFQGDVNGFLDTVRRLFASIPWRNFNNNHLANFEGYYASVLYAFLSSLNARIIPEDITNYGQADITAILGDHIYVMEIKVVDGESVKENLALKQIRECNYAQKYRGEPGKTVHEVGLVFSRSKRNLIQADWE from the coding sequence ATGAACCCCAAAAATCTTCCTCTGGGGATCAACACCCTAGATAAACTACGCGGGAGCAACTGCGTTTATGTGGACAAAACACGGCTTGCCTTGCAGTTGATAAAACAGCCTGGAGCTTTCTTTCTGTCTCGTCCCCGGCGTTTTGGCAAAAGTCTGTTTGTAGATACCCTCAAGGAGATTTTTGAAGGGAATCAGAAATTATTTGAGGGGCTTTATATCCATGACCAGTGGGACTGGAGCAGAAAATTCCCAGTGATTAAAATAGACTTTGCTGGTGGGGTATTAAAAAACCGACAAGAGCTGGATCAAAAAATTAATGGTATTTTTTTAAAAACTGCCCATTCCCTAGGAGTGGACTATGAACTAGAGGATATTCAAGGTCGTTTCGGAGAAATTATTGCGGGTGCATACCAACGATTTGGAGAAAGGACCGTGGTGCTGGTAGATGAATACGACAAACCCATCCTGGACAATATAGACAATCCACCTATTGCTTCGGAAATGAGGGAAGGACTCAAGAATCTATACTCAGTCCTCAAGGAACAGGATGCCAACATCCAGTTCATCTTCATGACTGGAGTCACCAAATTCTCCAAAGTCAGCCTTTTCAGTGGGTTAAATCAACTTACCGACATTACCATCAGTAGGGACTTTTCCACCATTTGTGGGTATACCCAGGAAGATTTGGAGCAAACCTTTGCCCAGCACTTGCAAGGAGTAGACTGGGATAAACTGCGCCTCTGGTATAATGGGTACTCGTGGCGTGGTGAGTCAGTATATAACCCCTACGATATCCTACTGTTTATCCGCGAGGGAATGGAGTATGGCAACTACTGGTTTGAGACAGGGAACCCCACCTTTTTAATTAAGTTGTTTCAGACCAACCGCTACTTCCTTCCCAACCTGGAGCATCTGGAAGTAACCGAGGAGATTTTAAAGTCCTTTGAAATAGAACGAATTAACCCAGTCACCCTGTTATTCCAATCCGGGTATTTGACTATTGAGAGCACCTTTACTGCTATGGAACGTTCCATGTTCCGACTGAAAATCCCCAACCAGGAAGTGAAAGTCGCCTTAGGAGACCAATTAGTCAACGCCTACACGGATTTTGTAGAAGAGAAATTGGGCATTCAGAGACCTTTATATGAATATTTATTTCAAGGTGATGTGAATGGGTTTTTGGACACAGTCAGACGCCTGTTTGCCTCTATCCCCTGGCGTAACTTTAACAACAATCACCTGGCTAATTTTGAGGGATACTACGCTTCTGTACTATATGCTTTCTTGAGTTCCTTAAATGCGCGCATCATCCCCGAAGACATCACCAACTATGGTCAAGCGGACATAACTGCCATCCTGGGTGATCATATTTACGTGATGGAAATCAAAGTAGTAGATGGAGAGAGTGTGAAAGAGAACCTAGCCTTAAAACAGATACGGGAATGTAACTATGCGCAAAAGTATAGAGGAGAACCGGGAAAAACAGTCCATGAAGTAGGGTTGGTATTCAGCCGCAGCAAACGTAACCTCATTCAAGCAGATTGGGAATAA
- a CDS encoding ATP-binding protein, giving the protein MNPKNLPLGINTLDKLRGSNCVYVDKTRLALQLIKQPGAFFLSRPRRFGKSLFVDTLKEIFEGNQKLFEGLYIHDQWDWSRKFPVIKIDFAGGVLKNRQELDQKINGIFLKTAQYLGVDYELEDIQGRFGEIIAGAYQRFGERTVVLVDEYDKPILDNIDNPPIALEMREGLKNLYSVLKEQDANIQFIFMTGVTKFSKVSLFSGLNQLTDITISRDFSTICGYTQEDLEQTFAQHLQGVDWDELRLWYNGYSWRGESVYNPYDILLFIREGMEYGNYWFETGNPSFLIKLFQTNRYFLPNLEHLEVTEEILKSFEIEQINPVTLLFQSGYLTIERTFTRHRRSMFALKIPNMEVRLTLNDQFINVYTGMVNEKTAIQDILYECMWNGDLESIVKAIKRLFAGIPWRNFTNNHLADFEGYYASVLYAFLSSLNARIIPEDITNYGQADITAILGDHIYVMEIKVVDGENVKENLALKQIRECNYAQKYRGEPGKTVHEVGLVFSRSKRNLIQADWE; this is encoded by the coding sequence ATGAACCCCAAAAATCTTCCTCTGGGGATCAACACCCTAGATAAACTACGCGGGAGCAACTGCGTTTATGTGGACAAAACACGGCTTGCCTTGCAGTTGATAAAACAGCCTGGAGCTTTCTTTTTGTCTCGTCCCCGGCGTTTTGGCAAAAGTTTGTTTGTAGATACCCTCAAGGAGATTTTTGAAGGGAATCAGAAATTATTTGAGGGGCTTTATATCCATGACCAGTGGGACTGGAGCAGAAAATTCCCAGTGATTAAAATAGACTTTGCTGGTGGGGTATTAAAAAACCGACAAGAGCTGGATCAAAAAATTAATGGTATTTTTTTAAAAACTGCCCAGTACCTAGGAGTGGACTATGAACTAGAGGATATTCAAGGTCGTTTCGGAGAAATTATTGCGGGTGCATACCAACGATTTGGAGAAAGGACCGTGGTGCTGGTAGATGAATACGACAAACCCATCCTGGACAATATAGACAATCCACCTATTGCTTTGGAAATGAGGGAAGGACTCAAGAATCTATACTCAGTCCTCAAGGAACAGGATGCCAACATCCAGTTCATCTTCATGACTGGAGTGACCAAATTCTCCAAAGTCAGCCTTTTTAGCGGGTTAAATCAACTTACCGACATTACCATCAGTAGGGACTTTTCCACCATTTGTGGGTACACCCAGGAAGATTTGGAGCAAACCTTCGCCCAGCACCTGCAAGGAGTAGACTGGGATGAACTGCGCCTCTGGTATAATGGATACTCATGGCGTGGTGAGTCAGTATATAACCCCTATGATATCTTACTGTTTATCCGTGAGGGAATGGAGTATGGCAACTACTGGTTTGAGACAGGGAACCCCAGCTTTTTAATTAAGTTGTTTCAGACCAACCGCTACTTCCTCCCCAACCTGGAGCATCTGGAGGTAACCGAGGAGATTTTAAAATCCTTTGAAATAGAACAAATCAACCCAGTTACCCTGTTGTTCCAATCCGGGTATCTGACCATTGAGCGTACCTTTACCCGTCACCGACGTTCCATGTTTGCCCTGAAAATACCCAACATGGAGGTTCGCCTGACATTAAACGACCAGTTCATCAACGTATACACAGGAATGGTGAATGAAAAGACCGCTATTCAAGATATCCTTTATGAGTGTATGTGGAATGGGGATTTGGAATCAATAGTGAAGGCGATAAAGCGTCTATTTGCAGGTATTCCTTGGCGCAACTTTACCAACAATCACCTAGCTGATTTCGAGGGTTACTACGCTTCTGTACTATATGCTTTCTTGAGTTCCTTAAATGCGCGCATCATCCCCGAAGACATCACCAACTATGGTCAAGCGGACATAACTGCCATCCTGGGTGATCATATTTACGTGATGGAAATCAAAGTAGTAGATGGAGAGAATGTGAAAGAGAACCTAGCCTTAAAACAGATACGGGAATGTAACTATGCGCAAAAGTATAGAGGAGAACCGGGAAAAACAGTCCATGAGGTGGGACTGGTATTCAGCCGCAGCAAACGTAACCTCATTCAAGCAGATTGGGAATAA
- a CDS encoding ATP-binding protein, producing the protein MNPKNLPLGINTLDKLRGSNCVYVDKTRLALQLIKQPGAFFLSRPRRFGKSLFLDTLKEIFEGNQKLFEGLYIHDQWDWGRKFPVIKIDLAGGVLKNRQELDLRILDILHENAEHLGVSYESTDIPGKLGTLIRKAMAKYGQRAVVLVDEYDKPILDNIDNPPIALEMREGLKNLYSVLKQQDANIQFIFMTGVTKFSKVSLFSGLNQLTDITISRDFSTICGYTQEDLEQTFAQHLQGVDWDELRLWYNGYSWRGESVYNPYDILLFIREGMEYGNYWFETGNPSFLIKLFQTNRYFLPNLEHLEVTEEILKSFEIEQINPVTLLFQSGYLTIERTFTRHRRSMFALKIPNMEVRLTLNDQFINVYTGMVNEKSAIQDILYECMWNGDLKSIVKAIKRLFAGIPWRNFTNNHLADFEGYYASVLYAFLSSLNARIIPEDITNYGQADITAMLGNHIYVMEIKVVDGENVKENLALKQIRECNYAQKYRGEPGKTVHEVGLVFSRSKRNLIQADWE; encoded by the coding sequence ATGAACCCCAAAAATCTTCCCCTGGGGATCAACACCCTAGATAAACTACGCGGGAGCAACTGCGTTTATGTGGACAAAACACGGCTTGCCTTGCAGTTGATAAAACAGCCTGGAGCTTTCTTTTTGTCTCGTCCCAGGCGTTTTGGCAAAAGTTTATTTTTAGATACCCTCAAGGAGATTTTTGAGGGGAATCAGAAATTATTTGAGGGGCTTTATATCCATGACCAGTGGGACTGGGGCAGAAAATTCCCAGTGATTAAAATAGATCTTGCTGGCGGGGTATTAAAAAACCGACAAGAGCTGGATCTGCGCATACTGGATATTTTGCACGAAAATGCAGAGCATCTGGGTGTATCCTACGAGTCAACTGATATACCGGGAAAATTAGGAACTTTAATTCGTAAAGCCATGGCAAAATATGGACAACGTGCTGTGGTGCTGGTGGATGAATACGACAAACCCATCCTGGACAATATAGACAATCCACCTATTGCTTTGGAAATGAGGGAAGGACTCAAGAATCTATACTCAGTCCTCAAGCAACAGGATGCCAACATCCAGTTCATCTTCATGACTGGAGTGACCAAATTCTCCAAAGTCAGCCTTTTTAGCGGGTTAAATCAACTTACCGACATTACCATCAGTAGGGACTTTTCCACCATTTGTGGGTATACCCAGGAAGATTTGGAGCAAACCTTCGCCCAGCACCTGCAAGGAGTAGACTGGGATGAACTGCGCCTCTGGTATAATGGATACTCGTGGCGTGGTGAGTCAGTATATAACCCCTATGATATCTTACTGTTTATCCGTGAGGGAATGGAGTATGGCAACTACTGGTTTGAGACAGGGAACCCCAGCTTTTTAATTAAGTTGTTTCAGACCAACCGCTACTTCCTCCCCAACCTGGAGCATCTGGAGGTAACCGAGGAGATTTTAAAATCCTTTGAAATAGAACAAATCAACCCAGTTACCCTGTTGTTCCAATCCGGGTATCTGACCATTGAGCGTACCTTTACCCGTCACCGACGTTCCATGTTTGCCCTAAAAATACCCAACATGGAGGTTCGCCTGACATTAAACGACCAGTTCATCAACGTATACACAGGAATGGTGAATGAAAAAAGCGCTATTCAAGATATCCTTTATGAGTGTATGTGGAATGGGGATTTGAAATCAATAGTGAAGGCGATAAAGCGTCTATTTGCAGGTATTCCTTGGCGCAACTTCACCAACAATCACCTAGCTGATTTCGAGGGTTACTACGCTTCTGTACTATATGCTTTCTTGAGTTCCTTAAATGCGCGAATCATCCCCGAAGACATCACCAACTATGGTCAAGCGGACATAACTGCCATGCTGGGTAATCATATTTACGTGATGGAAATCAAAGTAGTAGATGGAGAGAATGTGAAAGAGAACCTAGCCTTAAAACAGATACGGGAATGTAACTATGCGCAAAAGTATAGAGGAGAACCGGGAAAAACAGTCCACGAAGTAGGGTTGGTATTCAGCCGCAGCAAACGTAACCTCATTCAAGCAGATTGGGAATAA
- a CDS encoding ATP-binding protein: MDPKNLPLGINTLSVLRENNCVYVDKTEIAHRLIRIPGRFFLSRPRRFGKSLFVDTLKEIFEGNQKLFEGLYIHDQWDWSRKFPVIKIDFAGGVLKNRQELDLRILDILHENAEHLGVSYESNDIPGKLGTLIRKAMAKYGQRAVVLVDEYDKPILDNIDNPPIAAEMREGLKNLYSVLKQQDANIQFIFMTGVTKFSKVSLFSGLNQLTDITISRDFSTICGYTQEDLEQTFAQHLQGVDWDELRLWYNGYSWRGESVYNPYDILLFIREGMEYGNYWFETGFLIKLFQTNRYFLPNLEHLEVTEEILKSFEIERINPVTLLFQSGYVTIERTFTRHRRSMFALKIPNMEVRLTLNDQFINVYTGMVNEKSAIQDILYECMWNGDLESIVKAIKRLFAGIPWRNFTNNHLADFEGYYASVLYAFLSSLNARIIPEDITNYGQADITAILGDHIYVMEIKVVDGENVKENLALKQIRECNYAQKYRGEPGKTVHEVGLVFSRSKRNLIQADWE, encoded by the coding sequence ATGGACCCCAAAAATCTCCCGTTGGGAATCAACACTCTGAGTGTGCTGCGGGAAAACAATTGCGTCTACGTGGACAAAACCGAAATAGCTCACCGTCTGATACGCATTCCTGGACGCTTCTTTTTGTCTCGTCCCCGGCGTTTTGGCAAAAGTTTGTTTGTAGATACCCTCAAGGAGATTTTCGAGGGGAATCAGAAATTATTTGAGGGGCTTTATATCCATGACCAGTGGGACTGGAGCAGAAAATTCCCAGTGATTAAAATAGATTTTGCTGGTGGGGTATTAAAAAACCGACAAGAGCTGGATCTGCGCATACTGGATATTTTGCACGAAAATGCAGAGCATCTGGGTGTGTCCTACGAGTCAAATGATATACCGGGAAAATTAGGAACTTTAATTCGTAAAGCCATGGCAAAATATGGACAACGTGCTGTGGTGCTGGTGGATGAATACGACAAACCCATCCTGGACAATATAGACAATCCACCTATTGCTGCTGAAATGAGGGAAGGACTCAAGAATCTATACTCAGTCCTCAAGCAACAGGATGCCAACATCCAGTTCATCTTCATGACTGGAGTCACCAAATTCTCTAAAGTCAGCCTTTTCAGTGGGTTAAATCAACTTACCGACATTACCATCAGTAGGGACTTTTCCACCATTTGTGGGTACACCCAGGAAGATTTGGAGCAAACCTTCGCCCAGCACCTGCAAGGAGTAGACTGGGATGAACTGCGCCTCTGGTATAATGGATACTCGTGGCGTGGTGAGTCAGTATATAACCCCTATGATATCTTACTGTTTATCCGTGAGGGAATGGAGTATGGCAACTACTGGTTTGAGACAGGGTTTTTAATTAAGCTGTTTCAGACCAACCGCTACTTCCTCCCCAATCTGGAGCATCTGGAGGTAACCGAGGAGATTTTAAAGTCCTTTGAAATAGAACGAATCAACCCAGTTACCCTGTTATTCCAATCCGGGTATGTGACCATTGAGCGTACCTTTACCCGTCACCGACGTTCCATGTTTGCCCTAAAAATACCCAACATGGAGGTTCGCCTGACATTAAACGACCAGTTCATCAACGTATACACAGGAATGGTGAATGAAAAAAGCGCTATTCAAGATATCCTTTACGAGTGTATGTGGAATGGGGATTTGGAATCAATAGTGAAGGCGATAAAGCGTCTATTTGCAGGTATTCCTTGGCGCAACTTCACCAACAATCACCTAGCTGATTTCGAGGGTTACTACGCTTCTGTACTATATGCTTTCTTGAGTTCCTTAAATGCGCGCATCATCCCCGAAGACATCACCAACTATGGTCAAGCGGACATAACTGCCATCCTGGGTGATCATATTTACGTGATGGAAATCAAAGTAGTAGATGGAGAGAATGTGAAAGAGAACCTAGCCTTAAAACAGATACGGGAATGTAACTATGCGCAAAAGTATAGAGGAGAACCGGGAAAAACAGTCCATGAAGTGGGGTTGGTATTCAGCCGCAGCAAACGTAACCTCATTCAAGCAGATTGGGAATAA